The Ignicoccus hospitalis KIN4/I genome includes the window TTAAGGGTTGGGGCGGACCCCTACGCGCCGGGAAAGGCCTTGGTCTGGGAGAGGAGGGAGAGGCCGCTCTTACAAGTAGCCTTGGACTTCACGACCATACCGAGTGCGATCTCCGTCGCGGTCAAGGCGCTGAAGGCCGACATATTGGAGGTCGGGACCCCGTTGATAAAGTCTGAGGGTTCTAAGGCCGTTTCCGCGATAGCCGCGCTCGGCAAGCCTACGCTGGCCGACACCAAGACTTGCGACACCGGGGCCTTGGAGGCCTCCATAGCCTTCGACGCGGGGGCCGACGCGATGACCGTCATGGCGTTCTCCGACGACTCCGTCATAAAGGAGGCCGTGGAGGAGGCGGAGAGGAGGGGGAAGGTGGTGGTGGCCGACATGATGCACTTGAAAGACCCGGTGGAGAGGGCTAAGAGGCTGAAGGAGCTCGGAGTTAGGGCGGTTGAGCTACACGTAGGGATATCCCAACAGAGGGCCTACGGCGTCACTGCGGCCGACTTGGCGGCGCTGGCGGAGAGGGTTAGGTCGCTCGGGCTAGTGGTTGCGGTGGCCGGGGGCATAACCCCGGAGACCGCGAGGGCCTTCGTAGGGAAGGCGGACGTGGTGGTGGTTGGGGGTTATATAACGAAGTCCCCGAATCCAGAAAAGGCCGTTGAGGAGCTCCTTAAGGCTTTGGGGAGGTAGGCCCTTACTTTTCGAAGATCGTGTAGCCGCACTTGCCGCAGTGCCACCTGGGCACGGGCTTCAAGTGGTGTGCCATGAAGCTGCCGCAGCGCGGACACCTCTTGTTCTTGGGCTTTATGATCCCTTTCTCGTAGTCCCACTCGTACAACAAGTGGGGCTTCACTTGGGCGTGTTTGGGCACCTCCCATCACCTCACTGGGCCTGTGCTTCTTGAGCCTGGGAGCACTGCTCGTGGAGCTTCTTAACCTTTTCCGGTTCTAACTTCTGCAACCTCTCGTAGTTCTTGTATACGTGTGCCCTGGCCCTGGTCCGCCCGATGCCGTACTCGCTCAACAGCTTGGTCACCACCACCAACTTCTTGTCTACCCCGAGCATTTGGGCAACCTTCTCCTCTACCTCACACCTCGAGGGAGTGGGCTTCGCCACGTGCACCAGCACTAGGTCCAGCTCCTCCCTCTCCGCTAAGGGGTTCCACCTCTTGTTAACCACTTGGACCTCGAACTCGCTCAACCCCCCTCACCCCTCACAAGTACTCCTCTCTGAGCTCGACCTTCTGCCTCCTCTCTTCAACCTTCTTCAGGTGGGTTATGTAGCCGGCTATCTGGTTCCTCAGCTTCTTGGAGTTAACCTCTATTAATTGGCTTACTACCTTCTTATTGTGCTCGAAGTCCCTAGTGAACAAGTCCGGGTACATCTGGAGGAGCTTCCTCGCGGTCCTCTTAACCACGTTGATCCTTACCTTCCCCAATCTATCGCCACCCCGCGCTGGACCAAGGCCGATTTAATTTTGCTTTCCCGACGACGCCCACCAACGCCTCCGGCCCGCCCCTCTTAACTATTGTAGCGTACTTATTCTTCGACCTGTCCAAGGCTAGGAGCTTGGAGTCCATCAAGAGGGCCGGCCACCGGGACCCCTCGACCAGCGCGGTCTTCCACGGAAGGCCCAGCGGCTTCTCTGCGTTGGTCGTTACGGCTTTCAGCAACTCCCTCGCAGCCTCGTCGTCGAACGCGCCCTCGGACCTCAGCTCGAACGCGCTGGCCTCCAAGTCCCTCCAGAGGTCCGGCTTGTTAAAGGTGCAGTTGTCGCTCCCCAACAACAGCTTCACCCCCACCTCTATCGCCTCCTTAACCTTCGGCTTGAGGCCGAACCAGCGGTTGGAGCGCGGACACACCACCAAGGCTACGCCGTTCCTCTTCAGCTCCTCCAAGTCTTCGTACTCTAAGAAGCAGCCGTGGACCACGAAGTCCGCGCCCAAGTCCAAGGCCTTTTGGACCGGCTCCTTCCTCACCTCCGCCAAGTGGAGCCCCACGGGCTTTCCGGCGGCCTTAAAGGCTTCGGCGGCCCTCCTTGCGAGGTCCGGGGTAGGGAAGTCGGGCTCGGGCAGCCCGAGGCCGTGGGCGAGCCTCAAGACCTCCTCCAAGTCCTCCTCCTTCTCCACCCTCCCGAAGGGCAAGTAACCCTCCTCCCTCGCTTCCAGCGCCTCCTTCAGCCCCTTCGCCCCTCCCTCGCGGAAGTCCGCGGCCGCAAAGGAGCCGGTGGAGCGCAGAGCTTCCATCCCCATCTTTATTGCCTCTTTAATGTCAGCCTCCTCTAAGGCCTTTCTCTTAAGGCCTTTGGACGGGTCCACTATTTCGCTCAAGCTCTCCCTAAGCCAGGCATCCGGGAAGTAGCAGTCCGCCAAGTGAGTGTGGGCGTTGACTAAGGCAGGCATAACCAACAAGTCAGAAACCTTCTTGGTCGTCGGGTACCAGTCGACGAGCCTCCCTCCCTCCCAGACGAGCTCCACTTCCTCCACGAGCTCCAGCTCCTCGCCCACTAGGGCGTACTTCGACCTAATCGCTAACAACCTCAATACCTCCCTCGGTTTTCTGTAGGGGGCCGGTGAGGAGCTGTCATGGGCGCCGAGGGGTGAGGACTCGGTTCTCGGCCGAGGCTACTTGCTCCAAAACCTCTCCTTGGACATCTCTAAGGCTTTGAGCGCCGGCAGCTCCTTGCCGGCTAGGAAGCTCAGTAGCGCGCCCCCGCCGGTGCTTATGTGGCCTACCTTGTCCTCCATACCTAGCTCCTTGATCACGGCAGTTAAGTGGCCCCCGCCGAAGATGGTGAAGGCGCCGCTCTCAAGCGCCAGCCTGACCAGCTCCCGGGTGCCCTCGCGGAAGCGCGGGTCCTCCATGACGCCGGCGGGACCCCTCATGACTATTACCCTCGCGTCTTTCATCAGTTCCCCGTAGGTCTTGACGGTCGCCGGCCCCACGTCCCTTATGAGCCCCGTCACCGAGAA containing:
- a CDS encoding orotidine 5'-phosphate decarboxylase / HUMPS family protein, translating into MVWERRERPLLQVALDFTTIPSAISVAVKALKADILEVGTPLIKSEGSKAVSAIAALGKPTLADTKTCDTGALEASIAFDAGADAMTVMAFSDDSVIKEAVEEAERRGKVVVADMMHLKDPVERAKRLKELGVRAVELHVGISQQRAYGVTAADLAALAERVRSLGLVVAVAGGITPETARAFVGKADVVVVGGYITKSPNPEKAVEELLKALGR
- a CDS encoding 30S ribosomal protein S27ae, which produces MPKHAQVKPHLLYEWDYEKGIIKPKNKRCPRCGSFMAHHLKPVPRWHCGKCGYTIFEK
- a CDS encoding 30S ribosomal protein S24e, whose translation is MSEFEVQVVNKRWNPLAEREELDLVLVHVAKPTPSRCEVEEKVAQMLGVDKKLVVVTKLLSEYGIGRTRARAHVYKNYERLQKLEPEKVKKLHEQCSQAQEAQAQ
- a CDS encoding 30S ribosomal protein S17e, with translation MGKVRINVVKRTARKLLQMYPDLFTRDFEHNKKVVSQLIEVNSKKLRNQIAGYITHLKKVEERRQKVELREEYL
- a CDS encoding amidohydrolase family protein — protein: MRLLAIRSKYALVGEELELVEEVELVWEGGRLVDWYPTTKKVSDLLVMPALVNAHTHLADCYFPDAWLRESLSEIVDPSKGLKRKALEEADIKEAIKMGMEALRSTGSFAAADFREGGAKGLKEALEAREEGYLPFGRVEKEEDLEEVLRLAHGLGLPEPDFPTPDLARRAAEAFKAAGKPVGLHLAEVRKEPVQKALDLGADFVVHGCFLEYEDLEELKRNGVALVVCPRSNRWFGLKPKVKEAIEVGVKLLLGSDNCTFNKPDLWRDLEASAFELRSEGAFDDEAARELLKAVTTNAEKPLGLPWKTALVEGSRWPALLMDSKLLALDRSKNKYATIVKRGGPEALVGVVGKAKLNRPWSSAGWR